Below is a window of Holophagales bacterium DNA.
GTCGCCTTCGTCGCCGAGGACCGCGAGCTCCCGCTCGTCTCGGTCACGGTGACCCTGCGCGGCGGCACGTACCTCAGCCCGCCCGGGAAGGAAGGGCTCGCCGAGCTGGCCGGCTACCTTCTGGCGCGCGGAGGGACGAAGTCCAAGACGGCCGAGCAGCTCGAGGAGCGCCTCGCCTTCCTCGCCGCCAACCTGAACTCGAGCTACGCCTTCGACCGCGGCTCCGTCTCCCTCAACCTCCTCGCCAAGGACCTCGACGAGGGGCTCGCGATCCTCCGCGAGGCGCTCACCGAGCCCCGTTTCCAGGACGACAAGCTGAAGCTCCGCAGGGACCAGCTCCTGACCGAGATGAAGTCCCGCAACGACGACACCGCCGACATCGAGCAGCGGGAGCGCGGCTTCCTCGCCTTCGGCGAGGGCTACTACCTGAACCGCTACTGGACGAAGGCCTCCCTCGAATCGATTACACGCGACGACCTCGTCGCGTTCCACCGGAAGTGGGTCGACCCGAAGAACGTCGTCGTCGCCGCCTCGGGAGACTTCGGAAAGGGCGTCACCCGGGCGCAGATGATCGCCAAGCTCGACGCCCTGTTCGCGAATTGGCCGTACAAGGGCGAGGCGGCGCCGTCCGTCCCGAAGCCGGCCCACGCGATGGCCCCCGGCCTCTACCTCGTCGACAAGGACGTCAACCAGGGACGCGTCTCGGTCATGCTCCCCGCGCTCCAGCGCGACGACCCCGACACCTTCGCCGCCCTCGTCATGAACGACATCCTCGGCGGCGGCGGCTTCACGAGCCGGATCACGAACCGCGTCCGCTCCGACGAGGGGCTCGCCTATTCGGCTGGCTCCGGCCTGCCGGGAGGCATCTGGTTCCCCGGCACCTTCCGCGCCTCCTTCCAGTCGAAGGTGCGGACCTGTGCCTACGCCACCCAGATCGTCCTCGAGGAGATGAAGAAGATCCGCGAGGCCGACGTCACGGACGAGGAGCTCCAGACCGCGAAGAGCTCCTTCATCGACACGCTCTCGAGGAACTTCACGACGAAGGGCCAGACCATGAGCGTCTTCCTCGACGAGGAGTTCACGGGCCGCTTCGCGAAGGAGCCCGAGTACTGGCGCAGCTACGCCGCGAACGTCGAGAAGGTGACGAAGGCCGACGTGAAGCGGGTCGCCCAGCGCCTCCTCGCGACGGACAAGGTCACCGTCCTGGCCGTCGGCAAGAAGGACGACATGCTGAACCCCGACCCGAAGCACCCTGTGAAGTTCCCCGAGCTGACGGCGGGCAAGGTGACCGACGTCCCGCTCCGCGACCCGTTCACGATGAAGCCGATGGCGGCCGGAACGAAGTAGCACCGGGCCCGCGTACGCTGAGTCGGAAGGCTGGCGGAATCCGGAACCGAAAGGAGTCAGGAGTGAGGATTCGACTGACGGCCCTGCTCGTCTGCGGACTCGCCGCGAGCATGGGCCTGGCGGCGGCTCCGCCGAAACCGAAGATGACGACGGACATTCCGGCCGGGATCGCCGCGCCGGACATGGTGCAGACGCGGCTCGGCACGCTGAGCTTTTTCGACGGCTTTCCGGACGAGGCGACGGTCGGGAAGGTCTACGACAACCTCGACTTCCAGCGCGCGGTCCAGTCCTACCTGCTGGCTCTGGCGCCGGTGAACATGGCCGGGCTGCGCGAGGGATTGCTCGGAGTCGGCCCCGCGAACGTCACCGTCCCGACGTTCGAAGCCAACATGAACGCGCGTTCGATCTTCCTCACGGCGAACGCGACCACACCCTACACGTGGATCTGGATCAACCTGCACGACGGCCCGCTGGTGGTCGAGGTGCCCCCCAGAACGCTCGGCATGATCGACGACTTCTGGTTCAGGTACGTGACCGACATCGGAATCGTCGGCCCGGACAAGGGCAAGGGCGGCAAGTACCTGCTGCTGCCGCCCGGGTACCAGGGCGAAGCGCCCGCGGGGTACATGCCGGTGCGGGTGCCGACGTTCGAGTCCATCCTCGTCTGGCGCAACATGCCGGTGAAAGGGGACATCCGGCCTGCGATCGAGAGCCTGCACAAGAACACGCGCATCTATCCCCTGTCGCAGGCCGGGAATCCGCCGCCCAACAAGTTCGTCAACGTGTCCGACCGGGCCTTCTCCACGGTGGCGCCGGGGGATTACCGGTTCTGGGAGCTTCTCGACTACGTGGTCCAGAACGAACCCGTCGCGTCGCTCGATCCGGTCACCCTCGGTTTCTTCGCCTCGATCGGCATCGAGAAGGGGAGGCCTTTCGCGCCCGACGCCCGCATGAAGGCGATCCTGACCGAGGCCGCCGCGGTGGGCGACGCGACCGCGCGCACCCTCACCTACAAGAGCCGCATACCCGAGGCCTTCTATTATCCCAAGAGCACCTGGCGCCAGTGGCTGGGCGGCTACAAGTTCGAGAAGCAGCCCGGCGTGGCCTACCTGGACGCGGCCGCCTTCTTCTATTTCTACGCCACGGGAGTCACGCCCGCGATGGAAGCCAAGATGGTCGGCCAGGGCTCCCAGTACGCCGTCGGACTCCTGGATTCCCAGGGCAATCCGCTGGACGGCGGCAAGACCTATCGACTGCACGTGCTGCCCAAGGCTCCGGCAAAGGACTTCTGGTCCGCGATCGTGTACGACAACCAGACCCGTTCCATGCTCCAGACCGACGAAGACTTCCCGCAGGTGAGCAGCCTCGACAACGGCCTGGTCGTCAGCAAGGACGGCTCGGTGGACGTCTACTTCGGGCCCAGTGCCCCTTCCGGCATGGAAAACAACTGGATCCAGACCATCCCCGGCAAGGGGTGGAACATGCTGTTCCGGCTGTACGGCCCGCTCGAGCCCTGGTTCGACAAGACGTGGAAACTGAGCGAGATCGAGCTGTTGAAGTAGCGCCCTCCGGTGACGACCGGTCACAGCGGACGGCATTCCCCCGCTGTTGAAACGGAGCGTTCGCGGGTCCTGACCCGCAAAAGGCGCCCCCCGGCTTCCGGGGGGCGCTTCCTTTTCGGCTATCGTCGGGCGCGATGCGTCCTGCCCTGCCGATCGCGCTCCTCGCCGCCGCCTCCCTCCTCGCGCCCGCCCTCGCCGTCTCCGGCGCCGACCCCGCGCCGAAGAAGGCGCTCACCCTCGAGCGCGTCTACGCCGCCGAGCCCCTCGTCGAGCCCGCGCCGACGGCCCTCCGGTGGAGGGACGCGACGCGCTTCACCTACCTGAGGAAGGCGGGCTCCGGGCCCGAGGCGAAGGCCGTCCTCTGGGAAGAGGACGCCGAGACGGGAAGGCGCGGAAGCTCCTCGAGGCGATCCCCGCCGAGGGGACCGGGAAGGACGGCAAGCCCCGGACGTTCCCCGTGGACGGCGCGACCTGGAACGAGGCCGGGACGGCGCTCCTCGTCGCCGCCGAGAAGGACCTGTGGCACTACGAGCCCGGCGCGAAGGCGGCCCGGCGGCTCACGAACGACGAGGCCGAGGAGGAGCTGCCGGGCTTCTCCCCCGACGGCGCGAAGGTCGCCTTCGTCAAGGGGAACGACCTCTGGTTCGTCGAGGTCGCCACGGGCAAGGCCACCCGCCTGACGGCGGACGGGAGCCCCACGCTCCTGAACGGTCGGCTCGACTGGGTCTACGAGGAGGAGCTCGCGGGCCGCGGCGACGGCCGGGCCTACGAGTGGGCGCCCGATTCCTCGGCGATCGCATTCCTGCGCCTCGACGTCTCGAAGGTCCCGGAATACCCGCTCGTCGACTTCCTCCCGACGAACGGAAAGCACCTGCCCCAGCGCTACCCGAAGCCCGGCGACCCGAACGCCTCTCCGTCGGTGAAGGTCGTCGGCTGGGGGAGCCCCGACGGGACGACGACCTCGAGGGTCGTCAACTTCGACGGGAACGACGTCCTCCTCGGCCCGGATCTCTCCTGGACGCCCGACTCCTCGGCCGTCGCCTTCACGAAGATGAACCGGACGCAGACCCGAATCGAGGCCTTCCTCCTTCCTCGATCCGGGGACGGCGTCCTGCGCAGCCTCCTGACGGAGACCTCGGCCTCGTGGATCAACGCCCACCAGCCCCCGCTCTTTCTCCCCGACGGCTCCGGGTTCCTCTGGCGCTCCGAGCGGAGCGGGTTCCTGCACCTCTGGCGTTACCGGATGGACGGCACGCTCGTCGGCCCCGTCACGACGGGAGATTGGGCGATCGAGGGCGACCCGAAGCTCGACGCCGGGTCGGGCGCGGTCTTCTTCACCTCCACCGCGAAGGATCCCCGCGAGCGGCACCTCTACCGTGTCGGCCTCGACGGCTCCGGCCTCGCACAGCTCACGTTCGACAAGGGGACGCATCAGGCGATCCCCTCCCCCGGCGGGCGGTTCGTCCTCGACGCCTGGTCGAACGTCGACACGCCCCCGCGCGTCGTCCTGAGGCGGCAGGACGGGACGCTGATCCGGAGCGTCTTCGTACCGAAGACGTCCCTCGACGAGTTCGCCCTCGCGACGACGGAGATGGGCTCCTTCACCGGCTCCGACGGCACGCTCTTTTACACGAGGCTCGTGAAGCCGGCCGACTTCGACCCGTCGAAGAGGTACCCGGTCGTCGTCTACGTCTACGGCGGCCCGCACGCCCAGCTCGTCCAGGAGCGCTGGGGGGGCACGTCCCTGCTCGACCACGTCCTCGCCTCGAAGGGGTTCCTGGTCTGGGCGGTCGACAACCGCGGCTCCGGCGGGCGCGGCCTCGCCTTCGAGTCGGCGATCCTCAGGCGCCTCGGCGAGGTCGAGCTGAAGGACCAGCTCGAGGGGATCGCCGAGCTGAAGAAGCTCCCCTTCGTCGACCCGGCCCGCCTCGGGATCCACGGCTGGTCCTACGGCGGCTACATGACTCTCACCGCCGCGACGCGCGCGCCGGGGGTCTTCCGGGCCGCCTTCGCCGGCGCGCCGGTGACCCACTGGAAGTACTACGACTCGATCTACACCGAGCGCTACATGAAGCTCCCGAAGGAGAACCCCGAAGGCTACGAGGCGACGGCCCCGCTGACGCACGCTGCGCAGCTCGGCCCGAAGCTCCTCGTCGTCCACGGCACGGCGGACGACAACGTCCACATGCAGCAGTCGATCGCCTTCGCCGACGCCCTCAACAAGGCGCGCAAGGAGTACGTCTTCGTCCCCTTCGCCGGCATGAAGCACGGCCCCCGCGACCGCGCGACCCGCCACGCCGTCCACCAGCGCCTCGTCTCCTTCTTCGAAGAGAATCTCTGACGGGGTCAGGTCTTGATTTTCCATTGTAGAACCCGGGCGGGGCGCGCCGAGGGACCCGCGCGACGGCGCGGCCGTCCTCTGTCAGGATGAGACCGGAGGTTCGCATGGCCCACCCCGTCAAGGACCCGATCAACTGGCTCTACCCCGAGATCGAGCCGTATCGCACCGGCCGCCTTCGCGTCTCCGACGTGCACGAGCTCCACTTCGAGGAGTGCGGGAACCCCGCCGGGAAGCCCGTCGTCTTCCTGCACGGCGGACCCGGCGGCGGGACCGACGGGAAGATGCGGCGCTTCTTCCACCCGGAGAAGTACCGGATCGTCCTCTTCGACCAGCGCGGCAGCGGGAAGAGCACGCCGCACGCGAGCCTCGAGGCGAACACGACGTGGGACCTCGTCGAGGACACCGAGAAGGTCCGCGAGCACCTCGGCATCGCGAAGTGGCAGGTCTTCGGCGGCTCCTGGGGCTCGACGCTCGCCCTCGCCTACGCCGAAAGGCACCCCGACCGGGTCACCGAGCTCGTCCTGCGCGGGATCTTCCTGCTCCGCAGGAAGGAGATCGAGTGGTTCTACCAGGAGGGGGCCTCGATCCTCTTCCCCGACGCCTGGGAGCCCTACCTCGCGCACATCCCCGAGTCCGAGCGCGGCGACATGGTCGCGGCGTACCACCGGCGCCTGACGAGCGACGACCCCGGCGTCCGCCTCGCCGCCGCGAAGATCTGGAGCGGCTGGGAGGGGGCGACGTCGAAGCTCCTCCCCGACGCGGCCTTCACGGGGCACTACGAGGAGGACGAGTTCGCCCTCGCCTTCGCGCGGATCGAGGCCCACTACTTCCAGAACCGCGGCTTCTTCGAGGTCGACGACCAGCTCCTGCGCGACGTGGGCCGGATCCGGCACATTCCCGCGGTCATCGTCCAGGGCCGCTACGACGTCGTCTGCCCGATCTTCAGCGCCTGGGCGCTTCACCGCGCCTGGCCCGAAGCCGACTTCATCGTCACGCCCGACTCCGGCCACAGCGCCTTCGAGGCGCCGAACAGCCGGGCCCTCGTCGCCGCGACGGACCGCTTCGCCAGCCTCTGACCCTGACCCGGCAGCCCGATGCGCGCCGGGCGGCATCCGCCGCCCGGCGCGCAGAGTGTAGAGCGTAGACCAGACCCCATCCTTGGGTCCGTGGATATCATGCGGGCGTGCTTGGGGTATCGCTCGCGTTGGCGTTCTTCGCGCTCCTCTTCCGGCTCGTCTCCCCTTCCGAGATCCGCGCGCTCCTCGATCTCCACCTTCTCTCGCTCTTCCTCGTCCTGATCCTGGCGGTCGAGTGCCTGAAGCGTTCGGGCCTCGTCGAGGCCGTCGTCGGGAAGGTCCTTTCGCGCGTCCGATCCGAGCGGACGCTCGCCGTCGCCGCGATCCTCACGACCGGGGCGGTGTCGGCGATGGTGACGAACGACGTCGCGCTCCTGCTCGTCGTCCCCTTCACGCTCGCCTTCGAGAAGGTCGCGCCGGAGTTCGACCCGCTCCGCGTCGTCGTCCTCGAGATCCAGGCCGCGAACCTCCTCGGTTGCCTCACGCCGACGGGCAACCCCCAGAACCTCCTGCTCTTCTCGCGCGGCGGCTTCACGACGGCGGGGTTCTTCGCGGCGCAGCTTCCGTGGGTCGCGGGAATGGCCGTCGCCACGCTCGCCCTCGTCCCGATCCTCGTCCCGCGTCGTCCGCTGCCCGCGCCGCCGGAGACGGAGCGCCCCGTCGAGCCGCGGCTCGCGACCGCAGGCCTCTTCCTCCTCTCACTCCAGCTCCTCGCGATCTCGCAGGCGATCCCGCGGCTCGCACCCCTCGTCGCCGCCGTTCCCGCCGCCGCCCTCCTCGGGCGCGGTCTCCTGAAGACCGACTTCACGCTGCTCGGCGTCTTCTCCGCCCTCTTCGTCGGCGTCGAGGGGCTCCGCCGCTCGGCGCTCTTTACGGCGCTCGACCCCGTCGCGCTTCTCGGCGCGACGCCCGCAGG
It encodes the following:
- a CDS encoding insulinase family protein yields the protein MKTKVKTMKTLVRTSALAVLGALLLAPAAQGVPPHPDKLTYPKFTYQPPTAKEYRTVLKSGPVAFVAEDRELPLVSVTVTLRGGTYLSPPGKEGLAELAGYLLARGGTKSKTAEQLEERLAFLAANLNSSYAFDRGSVSLNLLAKDLDEGLAILREALTEPRFQDDKLKLRRDQLLTEMKSRNDDTADIEQRERGFLAFGEGYYLNRYWTKASLESITRDDLVAFHRKWVDPKNVVVAASGDFGKGVTRAQMIAKLDALFANWPYKGEAAPSVPKPAHAMAPGLYLVDKDVNQGRVSVMLPALQRDDPDTFAALVMNDILGGGGFTSRITNRVRSDEGLAYSAGSGLPGGIWFPGTFRASFQSKVRTCAYATQIVLEEMKKIREADVTDEELQTAKSSFIDTLSRNFTTKGQTMSVFLDEEFTGRFAKEPEYWRSYAANVEKVTKADVKRVAQRLLATDKVTVLAVGKKDDMLNPDPKHPVKFPELTAGKVTDVPLRDPFTMKPMAAGTK
- a CDS encoding DUF1254 domain-containing protein encodes the protein MGLAAAPPKPKMTTDIPAGIAAPDMVQTRLGTLSFFDGFPDEATVGKVYDNLDFQRAVQSYLLALAPVNMAGLREGLLGVGPANVTVPTFEANMNARSIFLTANATTPYTWIWINLHDGPLVVEVPPRTLGMIDDFWFRYVTDIGIVGPDKGKGGKYLLLPPGYQGEAPAGYMPVRVPTFESILVWRNMPVKGDIRPAIESLHKNTRIYPLSQAGNPPPNKFVNVSDRAFSTVAPGDYRFWELLDYVVQNEPVASLDPVTLGFFASIGIEKGRPFAPDARMKAILTEAAAVGDATARTLTYKSRIPEAFYYPKSTWRQWLGGYKFEKQPGVAYLDAAAFFYFYATGVTPAMEAKMVGQGSQYAVGLLDSQGNPLDGGKTYRLHVLPKAPAKDFWSAIVYDNQTRSMLQTDEDFPQVSSLDNGLVVSKDGSVDVYFGPSAPSGMENNWIQTIPGKGWNMLFRLYGPLEPWFDKTWKLSEIELLK
- a CDS encoding DPP IV N-terminal domain-containing protein, translating into MDGATWNEAGTALLVAAEKDLWHYEPGAKAARRLTNDEAEEELPGFSPDGAKVAFVKGNDLWFVEVATGKATRLTADGSPTLLNGRLDWVYEEELAGRGDGRAYEWAPDSSAIAFLRLDVSKVPEYPLVDFLPTNGKHLPQRYPKPGDPNASPSVKVVGWGSPDGTTTSRVVNFDGNDVLLGPDLSWTPDSSAVAFTKMNRTQTRIEAFLLPRSGDGVLRSLLTETSASWINAHQPPLFLPDGSGFLWRSERSGFLHLWRYRMDGTLVGPVTTGDWAIEGDPKLDAGSGAVFFTSTAKDPRERHLYRVGLDGSGLAQLTFDKGTHQAIPSPGGRFVLDAWSNVDTPPRVVLRRQDGTLIRSVFVPKTSLDEFALATTEMGSFTGSDGTLFYTRLVKPADFDPSKRYPVVVYVYGGPHAQLVQERWGGTSLLDHVLASKGFLVWAVDNRGSGGRGLAFESAILRRLGEVELKDQLEGIAELKKLPFVDPARLGIHGWSYGGYMTLTAATRAPGVFRAAFAGAPVTHWKYYDSIYTERYMKLPKENPEGYEATAPLTHAAQLGPKLLVVHGTADDNVHMQQSIAFADALNKARKEYVFVPFAGMKHGPRDRATRHAVHQRLVSFFEENL
- the pip gene encoding prolyl aminopeptidase; amino-acid sequence: MAHPVKDPINWLYPEIEPYRTGRLRVSDVHELHFEECGNPAGKPVVFLHGGPGGGTDGKMRRFFHPEKYRIVLFDQRGSGKSTPHASLEANTTWDLVEDTEKVREHLGIAKWQVFGGSWGSTLALAYAERHPDRVTELVLRGIFLLRRKEIEWFYQEGASILFPDAWEPYLAHIPESERGDMVAAYHRRLTSDDPGVRLAAAKIWSGWEGATSKLLPDAAFTGHYEEDEFALAFARIEAHYFQNRGFFEVDDQLLRDVGRIRHIPAVIVQGRYDVVCPIFSAWALHRAWPEADFIVTPDSGHSAFEAPNSRALVAATDRFASL